From the Halorhabdus utahensis DSM 12940 genome, one window contains:
- a CDS encoding RraA family protein has translation MGDDNPQQAMTDEEREEILELYDGLRVADVTDGLDYHGFHNQNRVSNDIGPLYRDVEDFSHQITGFAYTARYLPTNERRDLPHYEELDFQTSHHEWAGEWWTNKSPDPDTDAMREGDILVAEAHDMEVGIFGSFNLLTFVNEGVRGLVTDGGPRDTDEVIKQGIPVYSKEVNKTIPPGRAELAEEGVPVNISGCQIRPGDVVVADGDGVVTVPIEHARTVAETAWEVLENDQDNRREYYDKIGLEHDFTLE, from the coding sequence ATGGGAGACGACAACCCCCAGCAGGCGATGACCGACGAAGAGCGCGAGGAGATCCTCGAGCTGTACGACGGCCTTCGCGTCGCTGACGTCACCGATGGCCTGGACTATCACGGCTTTCACAACCAGAACCGCGTCTCGAACGACATCGGGCCGCTGTATCGCGACGTCGAGGACTTCTCCCACCAGATTACCGGGTTCGCGTACACGGCCCGGTATCTCCCGACGAACGAGCGCCGGGACTTGCCCCACTACGAGGAACTCGACTTCCAGACCTCTCATCACGAATGGGCTGGCGAGTGGTGGACGAACAAGTCACCCGACCCCGACACCGACGCGATGCGTGAGGGCGACATCCTCGTCGCCGAGGCCCACGACATGGAAGTCGGGATCTTCGGGTCGTTCAATCTGTTGACCTTCGTCAACGAGGGTGTTCGCGGGCTCGTGACCGACGGCGGTCCCCGGGACACAGACGAAGTCATCAAGCAGGGCATCCCCGTCTACAGCAAGGAAGTCAACAAGACGATCCCGCCCGGTCGCGCCGAACTCGCCGAGGAGGGTGTTCCGGTCAACATCAGCGGGTGCCAGATTCGGCCCGGCGACGTCGTGGTCGCCGACGGCGACGGCGTGGTGACGGTCCCGATCGAACACGCCCGCACGGTCGCCGAGACGGCCTGGGAGGTTCTCGAAAACGACCAGGACAACCGCCGTGAATACTACGACAAGATCGGCCTCGAACACGACTTCACGCTGGAGTGA
- a CDS encoding PPC domain-containing DNA-binding protein, with translation MRTFEGDTGEVVLQLEPGDKALESIEAAIDEHGIDTGYVASGIGSLTQLHIHYVSGYDSFPDFPDEDEEIDEYVKEEAAWEVGSLQGAIADGEPHLHITAFDAEREKMLAGHLEPDSIVHALMEIVIQPIEGVELTRRPEQMDIPMLQER, from the coding sequence ATGCGCACCTTCGAAGGCGACACCGGCGAAGTGGTCCTACAGCTCGAACCGGGCGACAAAGCCTTAGAATCGATCGAGGCGGCGATCGACGAGCACGGCATCGACACCGGGTACGTCGCCTCCGGGATCGGCTCGCTGACGCAGTTGCACATCCACTACGTCTCGGGATACGACTCCTTCCCCGACTTCCCCGACGAGGACGAGGAGATCGACGAGTACGTCAAGGAGGAGGCGGCCTGGGAGGTCGGCTCGCTCCAGGGCGCGATCGCCGACGGCGAACCCCACCTCCACATCACGGCGTTCGACGCCGAGCGTGAGAAGATGCTGGCGGGCCACCTCGAACCCGACTCGATCGTCCACGCGCTGATGGAAATCGTCATCCAGCCGATCGAGGGCGTGGAGCTGACCCGTCGCCCCGAGCAGATGGACATCCCGATGCTCCAAGAGCGGTAA
- a CDS encoding glutamate synthase subunit beta: protein MTERHPGGYRQHRRRPIGKRDPDERKDDYDEVWAEKWDDEHLAEQGERCMDCGTPTCMGGCPIGNIIPDWNDLVHRDDWKRALERLHATNNFPEFTGYNCPAPCENSCVLAYNDDPVTIKSIERAIADRGWEEGWIQPEPPEQRTDYEVAIVGSGPAGLSAAQQLNRAGHHVTVFERADEIGGLMRYGIPDQKFAKDRVERRVDQLREEGITFETNAEIGGNVPVERIEEDFDASVIAVGSQKPIDLPLPGRDLDGIHFAMDYLTQQNRRNARKDVPGPDIDADGKDVVVLGGGDTGADCVATAHRQGADQVVQIELLPKPPVERPPENSWPDQPQTYKKTYAQEEGAIEEYCVDTNAFVDADGDGVVDTLEADRVIWEEGGEGPPEKKVSEANLEIPADLVILAVGFEAPESSPFEPLGIELEDDGTLATDEDMMTSVDGVFAAGDADMGPSLIVWAIGSGRDVARHVDLHLTGETDLPPSLETPNEPLVQ, encoded by the coding sequence ATGACCGAACGCCACCCCGGCGGCTACCGACAGCACCGTCGTCGCCCGATCGGCAAGCGCGATCCCGACGAGCGGAAAGACGATTACGACGAGGTCTGGGCCGAGAAGTGGGACGACGAGCACTTAGCCGAGCAGGGCGAGCGCTGCATGGATTGTGGGACGCCGACCTGCATGGGTGGGTGTCCGATCGGCAACATCATCCCCGACTGGAACGACCTGGTCCACCGTGACGACTGGAAACGCGCCCTCGAACGCCTCCACGCGACCAACAACTTCCCCGAGTTTACGGGCTACAACTGTCCCGCACCCTGTGAGAACTCCTGCGTGCTCGCGTACAACGACGACCCGGTGACGATCAAGTCGATCGAGCGAGCGATCGCCGACCGCGGTTGGGAGGAGGGCTGGATCCAGCCCGAACCGCCCGAGCAGCGCACCGACTACGAGGTCGCGATCGTCGGCAGCGGGCCGGCGGGACTGTCCGCGGCCCAGCAGCTGAATCGGGCCGGCCACCACGTGACCGTCTTCGAACGGGCGGACGAGATCGGCGGGCTGATGCGCTATGGCATCCCTGACCAGAAGTTCGCCAAGGATCGCGTCGAGCGGCGGGTCGACCAGCTCCGCGAGGAAGGCATTACGTTCGAGACGAACGCCGAAATCGGCGGCAACGTCCCCGTCGAGCGGATCGAGGAGGACTTTGATGCCTCGGTCATCGCGGTCGGCTCACAGAAGCCGATCGACCTCCCGCTGCCGGGCCGTGATCTCGATGGCATCCACTTCGCGATGGACTACCTGACCCAGCAGAACCGCCGCAATGCCCGCAAGGACGTCCCCGGTCCCGATATCGACGCCGACGGCAAGGACGTGGTCGTGCTGGGCGGCGGCGATACCGGTGCGGACTGTGTCGCGACGGCCCACCGGCAAGGGGCCGACCAGGTCGTCCAGATCGAACTCCTGCCCAAGCCGCCCGTCGAGCGCCCGCCGGAAAATTCCTGGCCCGACCAGCCCCAGACCTACAAGAAGACCTACGCCCAGGAGGAGGGGGCGATCGAGGAATACTGCGTCGACACCAACGCCTTCGTCGACGCCGACGGCGACGGCGTCGTCGACACCCTGGAAGCAGATCGGGTCATCTGGGAGGAGGGCGGCGAGGGACCGCCCGAAAAGAAGGTCAGCGAGGCCAACCTGGAGATTCCCGCGGACCTCGTGATCCTCGCGGTCGGCTTCGAAGCACCCGAATCGAGTCCATTCGAACCGCTTGGCATTGAACTCGAAGACGATGGGACGCTCGCGACCGACGAGGACATGATGACGAGTGTCGATGGCGTCTTCGCCGCCGGCGACGCCGACATGGGGCCGTCGCTGATCGTCTGGGCCATCGGCAGCGGCCGGGACGTCGCTCGCCACGTCGACCTGCATCTCACCGGCGAGACCGACCTGCCGCCGAGTCTGGAGACGCCGAACGAACCGCTGGTGCAGTGA
- a CDS encoding ferritin-like domain-containing protein, with translation MADDIVDLLERAYLDEIETAMNYLANATYLETISGETVAESLKEDVEEELDHAEELGYRLRYYGEVPPASADFEARQDSLQPPEDGSDVLAVVEGVIDAEEDAIETYEALIEAAVDADDPVTEDLAVKLLADEQAHLAEFLSYRKGLE, from the coding sequence ATGGCAGACGACATAGTCGACCTGCTCGAACGGGCGTATCTCGACGAGATCGAAACGGCGATGAACTACCTCGCCAACGCGACGTACCTCGAAACCATCAGCGGCGAGACGGTCGCCGAGTCCCTGAAGGAAGACGTCGAGGAGGAACTCGACCACGCCGAGGAACTCGGCTACCGGCTCCGGTACTACGGCGAAGTGCCGCCCGCGTCGGCCGACTTCGAGGCGCGACAGGACTCGCTGCAGCCCCCCGAAGACGGGAGCGACGTCCTCGCCGTCGTCGAGGGCGTGATCGACGCCGAGGAGGACGCCATCGAGACCTACGAGGCGCTCATCGAGGCGGCCGTGGACGCGGACGATCCGGTGACCGAGGACCTTGCCGTTAAACTGCTCGCCGACGAACAGGCCCACCTCGCGGAGTTCCTGAGCTACCGGAAGGGACTGGAGTGA